A genomic window from Candidatus Methylacidiphilum fumarolicum includes:
- the nifX gene encoding nitrogen fixation protein NifX has protein sequence MKVAFATQDLNRVDAHFGWAKNIAIYEVSQDGYQHLQTVSFDGELKEDGNEDKLEPKLEAIKDCSILYVAAIGGSGAARVVAKGIHPIKSNNCEPIKDILVKLQQILNGTPPPWLRKAMNKGREKIVNFEEE, from the coding sequence ATGAAAGTTGCATTTGCTACACAGGATTTGAATCGAGTAGATGCTCATTTTGGGTGGGCAAAAAATATCGCTATCTATGAAGTCTCCCAGGATGGGTATCAACACCTACAAACGGTTAGCTTTGATGGAGAACTAAAAGAGGATGGGAATGAGGACAAATTAGAACCCAAGTTGGAAGCCATAAAAGATTGTTCCATCCTCTATGTCGCAGCCATTGGTGGATCAGGGGCTGCTAGGGTAGTAGCTAAAGGGATCCATCCTATAAAGTCTAACAACTGCGAACCAATTAAAGATATTCTTGTCAAACTCCAGCAGATTCTAAATGGGACACCACCCCCTTGGCTCAGAAAAGCTATGAACAAGGGAAGAGAGAAAATTGTGAATTTCGAGGAGGAATAG
- a CDS encoding NifX-associated nitrogen fixation protein, which yields MKLKEEKIDAELIKEFLTELVNQLRAQDTYGNWEGKKNEELLKDYIIDAQKRKEIPIIGDPDPDILWRIELFFNAVALTIEKKTGVLVVPMMSMHHEGFGRVVLFGGRLVVINKTLRDVHRFGYPSLEKLGETGAKYATLGIEMISRFPEAARFEG from the coding sequence ATGAAACTTAAGGAAGAAAAAATAGACGCAGAGCTTATCAAAGAATTTCTCACAGAACTTGTCAATCAATTACGTGCTCAGGATACGTATGGAAATTGGGAGGGAAAAAAAAATGAGGAACTTCTGAAGGATTATATTATTGATGCTCAGAAAAGAAAGGAAATTCCCATTATTGGGGATCCCGATCCTGACATTCTATGGCGGATAGAACTATTTTTCAATGCCGTCGCCTTAACAATTGAAAAAAAGACGGGTGTTCTTGTGGTGCCGATGATGAGCATGCATCATGAAGGCTTTGGAAGGGTGGTTCTTTTTGGAGGAAGGCTGGTTGTTATCAATAAAACATTGCGTGATGTACACCGATTCGGTTATCCCTCTTTAGAAAAACTGGGAGAAACAGGAGCAAAATACGCTACCCTTGGTATTGAAATGATTTCACGTTTTCCAGAGGCTGCAAGATTCGAAGGATAA
- a CDS encoding inorganic diphosphatase — protein sequence MTPSFTYHRQGVSHPWHDVSPGINGLPSQFNAVIEVSKGSSNKYELDKETGLLRLDRVLYSAVYYPANYGFIPQTLAEDKDPLDVLVLGDEPVLPMTLVHARTIGLMVMEDQGQLDHKIVCVLTSDPEYSHLNDIHELPIHKLRVIRRFFEDYKALEHKKVVVEDFLPSKEAFPIIEESLQRYRNWKIETGK from the coding sequence ATGACACCTTCTTTTACATATCACAGACAGGGTGTTTCCCATCCCTGGCATGACGTTTCTCCTGGAATAAATGGGCTGCCTTCTCAATTCAATGCAGTGATTGAAGTCTCAAAAGGTAGTTCCAATAAATATGAATTGGATAAAGAAACTGGGCTTTTACGCTTAGACAGGGTACTTTATTCAGCCGTTTATTATCCGGCCAACTATGGATTTATTCCTCAAACACTGGCAGAAGATAAAGACCCCTTAGATGTTTTGGTTCTTGGGGATGAGCCTGTCTTACCCATGACGTTAGTGCATGCGCGGACAATAGGGCTAATGGTAATGGAAGACCAGGGACAACTGGATCATAAAATAGTTTGTGTGCTCACAAGCGATCCGGAATACAGTCATTTGAACGATATTCATGAGCTTCCCATCCATAAGTTGAGGGTTATCCGACGCTTCTTTGAGGATTACAAGGCATTGGAACATAAAAAGGTGGTAGTAGAAGACTTTCTCCCATCTAAGGAAGCCTTCCCAATTATTGAGGAGTCTTTGCAACGGTATAGAAATTGGAAGATAGAAACTGGAAAATGA
- a CDS encoding MerR family transcriptional regulator, with the protein MSQKTINRPLTIGKVANMAGVGVETIRFYERKGLLPKPARSLTGYRLYDQNALKTISFIKRAKELGLSLNEIKELLFLPKEGSCQRVLQKVMLKIEDLEKRIKDLRRIKESLETLANSCQKNRNEEPCPILSALEDHET; encoded by the coding sequence ATGAGTCAGAAAACAATCAATAGACCTTTGACCATTGGGAAGGTGGCAAATATGGCTGGGGTTGGAGTGGAAACCATTCGATTTTATGAACGGAAAGGTTTACTACCGAAGCCGGCACGTTCTCTTACGGGTTACCGTCTTTACGATCAAAATGCTTTAAAAACGATAAGCTTTATTAAACGAGCTAAGGAACTAGGTTTATCTTTAAATGAAATCAAAGAACTTCTTTTTTTACCTAAAGAAGGGAGCTGTCAAAGAGTTTTGCAGAAAGTGATGTTGAAAATAGAAGATCTTGAAAAAAGAATAAAAGATCTAAGAAGAATAAAAGAGAGCCTTGAGACTTTAGCAAATAGTTGTCAAAAGAACCGAAACGAAGAGCCTTGTCCAATTCTTTCGGCTTTGGAAGATCATGAAACATAA
- the merA gene encoding mercury(II) reductase, giving the protein MKSNVLLQIEGMKCEDCATHLKRALQKLQGIERVLITDWRSKRASLVTTQQWNEQEVLQTIEALGYQGTVIERMPIGMDSEERSKDYDLLIVGGGSAAFAAAIKASELGAKVGIVESGVIGGTCVNVGCVPSKFLIRAAEVYTMARNPRFAGLGSCNMPLDWAELIDQKEKLVSLLRMQKYIHLLDVYPNISLIEGKARLRAGIQLIVNNKTYTSRKILLATGSSPSIPPIPGLKETGFLDSTTALSVKTLPSSLAVIGGGAIGLELGQMFARFGVRVHIIEALPSIAMSEEPEIREQLSLYLKEERIELFTNSQVRYVEKTGENGCFISIQNGEKEIGLRVEKILVTTGRSPNTAELGLEEVGVKKGSRGEILVDSFLRTTNPDIYAAGDCAGLPQFVYVSAFTGGIAAENAINGAKRSIDFSSLPRVTFTDPQIASVGLTEAQAKKEGLNVITSIFPVKEVPKAIISLDTRGLIKLVSETNTGKLVGAHVLAAAAGDFIQEAVLAIRHGLTIQDIVDAFHPYLTMSEAIKLAALSFKKDVGHLSCCAS; this is encoded by the coding sequence GTGAAATCCAATGTTCTTCTCCAGATTGAAGGGATGAAATGCGAAGATTGTGCAACGCATCTTAAAAGAGCCCTTCAAAAACTCCAAGGGATTGAAAGAGTTCTGATTACTGATTGGCGTTCCAAAAGAGCTAGCCTTGTTACTACCCAGCAATGGAACGAGCAGGAAGTCCTACAAACCATCGAAGCATTAGGCTATCAGGGTACTGTCATCGAACGGATGCCAATAGGAATGGACAGCGAAGAGAGGAGCAAAGATTATGACCTTTTGATTGTAGGAGGCGGTTCTGCTGCCTTCGCTGCTGCGATAAAAGCAAGTGAACTAGGAGCGAAGGTTGGGATCGTTGAATCTGGGGTCATTGGAGGCACCTGTGTCAATGTGGGCTGCGTTCCGTCTAAATTCCTTATTCGAGCCGCCGAAGTTTACACAATGGCAAGGAACCCTCGGTTCGCAGGTTTAGGATCGTGTAATATGCCCTTAGACTGGGCAGAATTGATCGATCAAAAAGAGAAATTGGTCAGCCTGTTGCGTATGCAAAAATACATCCATCTTCTGGATGTCTACCCAAATATTTCTCTTATCGAGGGAAAGGCAAGGTTGAGGGCTGGCATCCAACTGATCGTTAATAATAAAACCTATACTTCAAGAAAAATCCTGTTAGCCACTGGTTCCTCTCCATCTATTCCTCCGATTCCTGGGTTAAAAGAAACAGGTTTTCTTGATAGCACCACGGCCTTAAGTGTAAAAACTCTGCCCTCTTCTCTGGCCGTAATTGGCGGAGGAGCTATAGGACTAGAACTTGGACAGATGTTTGCCCGCTTTGGTGTTAGGGTACACATCATCGAGGCCCTACCCTCCATTGCTATGAGCGAAGAACCTGAAATAAGAGAGCAACTTAGCCTATATTTGAAAGAAGAAAGGATTGAACTTTTTACAAACAGTCAGGTTCGCTATGTTGAAAAAACGGGAGAAAATGGCTGTTTTATTTCTATTCAAAACGGGGAAAAAGAAATCGGATTGCGGGTGGAGAAAATTCTAGTGACAACAGGTCGTAGTCCCAACACAGCAGAGTTAGGACTCGAAGAAGTTGGAGTCAAAAAGGGAAGTCGTGGAGAAATTCTTGTTGATTCATTTCTACGTACCACCAATCCAGACATTTATGCCGCTGGAGATTGTGCAGGATTACCGCAGTTTGTTTATGTATCCGCTTTCACAGGAGGAATCGCTGCAGAAAATGCTATTAATGGAGCGAAACGATCCATTGATTTTTCATCTCTACCAAGAGTGACTTTCACCGATCCACAGATCGCAAGTGTAGGCTTAACCGAGGCTCAGGCAAAAAAAGAAGGGTTGAATGTCATTACTTCGATTTTTCCGGTCAAAGAGGTTCCAAAGGCTATTATTTCTTTGGATACTAGGGGATTAATTAAGCTTGTCAGCGAAACAAACACAGGAAAACTTGTCGGGGCCCACGTGCTTGCTGCAGCAGCTGGAGATTTTATTCAGGAGGCCGTTCTTGCTATCCGACATGGATTAACCATACAAGACATAGTGGATGCCTTCCATCCCTATCTAACAATGAGTGAGGCAATAAAACTGGCTGCTCTCTCATTTAAAAAAGATGTCGGACATCTTTCCTGTTGTGCCAGTTAG